Proteins encoded together in one Peribacillus asahii window:
- a CDS encoding response regulator transcription factor yields the protein MKVLVVEDNAALLQSIKQILADEYEVDAADNGDDGLFMAQQNIYDVILLDVMLPGMDGFEIVQRMRKEKINTSVLFLTAKDGLEDRVRGLEMGGDDYLVKPFQAPELKARIRALLRRSGILSLEANITYRGIELQGKEKDILVDGDSIKLTMKQYELLEYLIQNKGKILTREQIFDRIWGFDSDTTIAIVEVFVHHLRKKLEPYQYHKDIQTVRGVGYMLNQA from the coding sequence TTGAAGGTATTAGTTGTAGAAGATAATGCTGCACTGCTACAATCGATTAAACAAATCTTAGCCGATGAGTATGAAGTAGATGCAGCGGACAATGGTGATGATGGTTTATTTATGGCACAGCAAAATATTTACGATGTGATTCTTTTAGATGTGATGCTGCCGGGGATGGATGGATTCGAAATTGTTCAACGAATGAGGAAAGAGAAGATTAATACAAGTGTTCTTTTTTTAACAGCGAAGGATGGGTTGGAAGATCGCGTACGCGGATTAGAGATGGGGGGCGATGATTATTTAGTGAAGCCATTCCAAGCACCCGAATTAAAAGCGAGGATTCGCGCGCTTTTAAGGAGAAGTGGTATTCTATCATTAGAAGCGAACATTACGTATCGCGGTATCGAACTACAGGGAAAAGAAAAGGACATTCTCGTAGATGGCGATTCGATTAAGCTGACGATGAAACAGTATGAATTACTTGAATATTTAATTCAAAACAAAGGGAAAATTTTGACTCGTGAACAAATTTTTGATCGTATTTGGGGGTTTGACTCGGATACGACCATTGCCATCGTCGAAGTGTTTGTACATCATTTACGGAAAAAACTTGAACCATACCAGTATCATAAAGATATTCAAACGGTTCGAGGAGTCGGTTATATGCTAAACCAAGCTTAA
- the purU gene encoding formyltetrahydrofolate deformylase, protein MSNFVQEQLRAYRKKNENIGRLIIKCPDRPGIVATVTAFLKEHNANIVELSQYSMNPEGGTFFTRIEFECPDLKKQAEKLEQEFQEVADQFSMEWKFNYVSDLKRAAIFVSKEPHCLLELLWEWQSGDLMMDIALVISNHEDARETVEALQIPYYYIPANKDIRKEVEEKQLKLLQVFEVDLIILARYMQILTPDFVAAHPNKIINIHHSFLPAFIGARPYERAYDRGVKLIGATSHYVTNDLDEGPIIEQDIGRVNHRDSAEDMKKAGRTIERRVLARAVKWHIEDRVIVHGNKTVVF, encoded by the coding sequence GTGAGCAACTTTGTGCAAGAACAATTACGAGCATATCGTAAAAAAAATGAAAATATCGGTCGTTTAATTATAAAGTGTCCAGATCGACCAGGCATTGTCGCTACGGTCACAGCATTTCTAAAAGAGCATAATGCAAATATTGTTGAACTAAGTCAGTATTCCATGAATCCTGAAGGCGGCACATTCTTTACGAGAATTGAATTTGAATGTCCAGATTTAAAGAAGCAGGCGGAAAAGCTGGAACAGGAATTCCAAGAAGTAGCTGACCAATTTTCAATGGAATGGAAGTTTAATTATGTAAGTGATTTAAAGCGAGCGGCCATTTTTGTATCAAAAGAACCGCATTGCCTGCTGGAGTTGCTTTGGGAGTGGCAAAGCGGCGATTTAATGATGGATATTGCGCTTGTTATTAGCAATCATGAAGATGCAAGAGAAACGGTTGAAGCGCTGCAAATCCCTTATTATTATATTCCAGCTAATAAAGACATTCGTAAAGAAGTAGAAGAGAAGCAGTTAAAATTATTGCAAGTGTTTGAAGTTGATTTAATTATTTTAGCTCGCTATATGCAAATTCTAACACCAGATTTCGTAGCGGCTCATCCAAATAAAATTATTAATATTCATCATTCATTCTTGCCTGCTTTTATCGGTGCAAGACCGTATGAGCGTGCGTATGATCGTGGTGTAAAGCTAATTGGAGCGACTTCTCATTACGTAACGAATGATTTAGATGAAGGTCCAATTATTGAACAAGATATCGGCCGTGTGAATCACCGTGATTCAGCTGAAGATATGAAAAAAGCAGGGCGTACAATCGAACGCCGAGTGCTTGCTCGTGCTGTTAAATGGCATATTGAAGACCGTGTGATTGTTCACGGTAATAAAACGGTTGTCTTCTAA
- a CDS encoding threonine/serine exporter family protein, with protein MEDQRSLNSIIDVCLLAGKIMLENGAETYRVEDTMIRIASAFGCKESQSFSTPTGIIFSLDGDYPISKVIRISHRSTDLHKVTLVNSISRSVTNKELTVREAYIKLKELEKANVAYPLWIQIFAAFISSGCFTIMFNGQWNDFIWACIAGGLGFACLLHLHRLLEVRFFAEFIASFVIGVAAFWFMYIGLGSELDKIIIGAVMPLVPGLLITNAARDLIAGHLVSGLAKGADAGLTALAIGAGIAVAFVIL; from the coding sequence ATGGAAGATCAGAGAAGTTTGAACAGCATTATAGATGTATGTTTATTAGCAGGAAAGATTATGCTTGAGAATGGGGCGGAGACATATCGAGTAGAAGATACGATGATTCGGATTGCATCTGCATTTGGATGTAAGGAGTCTCAAAGCTTTTCAACGCCAACGGGGATTATTTTCTCTCTAGATGGTGATTATCCTATTTCTAAAGTAATTCGAATCTCTCATCGCTCGACAGATTTACATAAGGTAACGTTGGTTAATAGCATTTCAAGGAGTGTTACGAATAAGGAGTTAACAGTAAGAGAAGCCTATATCAAACTGAAGGAATTGGAGAAAGCAAATGTAGCTTACCCTCTTTGGATTCAGATTTTTGCAGCGTTTATTTCAAGTGGCTGTTTTACTATTATGTTTAATGGACAGTGGAATGATTTTATCTGGGCTTGCATAGCTGGCGGGTTAGGATTTGCGTGTTTACTTCATTTACACCGACTATTGGAAGTAAGGTTCTTTGCTGAATTTATTGCTTCTTTTGTAATTGGGGTAGCAGCGTTTTGGTTTATGTACATAGGCCTTGGTAGTGAGTTAGATAAAATTATTATCGGCGCTGTGATGCCGCTTGTACCAGGGCTGTTAATTACAAATGCTGCTCGAGATTTAATTGCAGGGCATTTAGTTTCAGGTTTAGCGAAGGGAGCCGATGCAGGCTTAACTGCTTTAGCAATTGGAGCAGGAATTGCCGTTGCTTTCGTTATTCTATGA
- a CDS encoding glutamine--tRNA ligase/YqeY domain fusion protein, whose protein sequence is MEHNSSNFIRNIIKEDLESGKHNHIITRFPPEPNGYLHIGHAKSIILNFGVADEFNGKTNLRFDDTNPVKEDIEYVNSIKEDVKWLGYDWDNLFFASNYFDEMYERAILLIKKGLAYVDDLNADEIREYRGTLTEPGKDSPYRTRTIEENLELFERMRSGEFANGEKVLRAKIDMASPNINLRDPVIYRISHTEHHNTGNKWCIYPMYAFAHPLEDAIEGVTHSICTLEFEDQRPFYDWIVENCEMPSVPRQYEFGRLNLTNTVMSKRKLKQLVDEKFVDGWDDPRMPTISGLRRRGYTPEAIRAFCHEIGVAKTSGTVDSRMLDHFVREDLKLKAPRTMGIIKPLKVVITNYPEGEVEWLEAEINPEVPEMGTRQIPFSREIYIEQDDFMENPPKKYFRLFPGNEVRLKHAYFIKCEEVIKDQDGNVVELHCTYDPETKSGSGFTGRKVKGTLHWVDATHAVPAEFRNYQPLILDENGEDEEQEEKTFLELVNPKSLEVFQGFVEPNMKDVQPQAKYQFFRHGYYNVDPKLSTADHIVFNQIVELKSSFKI, encoded by the coding sequence TTGGAACATAACTCTTCGAATTTTATCAGAAATATCATTAAAGAAGATTTAGAATCTGGAAAACATAATCATATCATCACACGATTCCCTCCAGAACCGAACGGCTATTTACATATCGGTCATGCTAAATCTATTATTTTAAACTTCGGTGTTGCAGATGAGTTTAACGGCAAAACGAATCTACGATTTGACGATACCAATCCAGTAAAAGAAGACATCGAATATGTGAACTCTATCAAAGAAGATGTTAAATGGCTCGGCTATGATTGGGATAACTTATTCTTTGCATCTAATTACTTTGACGAAATGTATGAAAGAGCCATTTTACTTATTAAAAAGGGCTTAGCCTACGTCGATGACTTAAATGCAGATGAAATCCGTGAATATCGCGGCACGCTAACAGAGCCGGGAAAAGATAGCCCTTATCGTACTCGTACAATCGAAGAAAACCTTGAACTATTTGAAAGAATGCGCAGCGGTGAATTTGCGAACGGTGAAAAAGTCCTTCGTGCAAAAATTGATATGGCTTCACCGAATATTAACTTACGTGACCCTGTTATTTACCGTATTAGCCATACAGAACATCATAATACAGGGAACAAGTGGTGCATTTACCCAATGTATGCATTTGCCCACCCTCTTGAAGATGCTATTGAAGGGGTTACTCACTCTATTTGTACGTTAGAATTTGAGGATCAACGTCCTTTCTATGACTGGATAGTTGAAAATTGTGAAATGCCGAGCGTGCCTCGTCAATATGAGTTTGGTCGTCTCAACTTAACAAATACCGTTATGAGTAAACGTAAGTTAAAGCAACTTGTCGATGAAAAATTCGTGGATGGCTGGGATGACCCTCGTATGCCAACCATTTCAGGGTTAAGAAGACGTGGCTATACACCGGAAGCGATTCGTGCATTTTGTCATGAAATCGGTGTAGCCAAAACATCGGGAACGGTGGATAGCCGAATGCTCGACCACTTTGTCCGTGAAGATTTAAAATTAAAAGCACCGAGAACAATGGGGATTATCAAACCGCTTAAAGTGGTGATTACGAACTATCCAGAAGGAGAAGTGGAATGGTTAGAGGCAGAAATCAATCCAGAAGTTCCAGAAATGGGGACTCGCCAAATTCCGTTTTCTCGTGAAATTTATATTGAACAAGATGACTTTATGGAAAACCCGCCAAAGAAATACTTCCGCCTTTTCCCAGGAAATGAAGTGCGTTTAAAGCACGCTTACTTCATTAAATGTGAAGAAGTGATTAAAGACCAAGATGGCAATGTAGTAGAACTTCATTGCACATATGATCCAGAAACAAAGAGCGGCTCAGGCTTTACAGGCCGTAAAGTCAAAGGGACATTACACTGGGTAGATGCTACTCATGCTGTACCAGCTGAATTCCGTAACTATCAACCATTAATTTTAGATGAAAATGGTGAGGATGAAGAACAAGAAGAAAAAACATTCTTAGAGCTAGTCAATCCAAAGTCATTAGAAGTTTTCCAAGGATTTGTGGAGCCAAATATGAAAGACGTTCAACCACAAGCTAAATATCAATTCTTCCGTCATGGTTACTATAATGTTGATCCGAAGCTTTCAACAGCTGACCACATCGTCTTTAACCAAATTGTTGAATTAAAAAGCTCATTTAAAATCTAA
- a CDS encoding threonine/serine exporter family protein, whose translation MFEQVVTSFIASAAFGVLFNAPKQSLIKCGLVGMIGWVLYYGLVEIEYDSIFATLVAAFVVGVISQFFAKRYKMPIIIFTIAGIIPLVPGGLSYDAMKHFVENDYNVAVQLAAKVCMLAGAIAMGIIFAEVMNQLMIKYNRRKQSEKGAPLK comes from the coding sequence GTGTTTGAACAGGTTGTAACTAGTTTTATTGCCTCGGCTGCTTTTGGCGTTCTCTTTAATGCTCCAAAGCAGTCTTTAATAAAATGCGGGCTTGTTGGTATGATTGGATGGGTTTTATATTATGGACTGGTTGAGATAGAATATGATAGTATTTTTGCTACTTTAGTGGCAGCTTTTGTTGTTGGGGTTATTAGTCAGTTTTTTGCAAAAAGATATAAAATGCCAATTATTATTTTTACCATTGCAGGCATTATTCCGCTTGTGCCGGGCGGCTTGTCCTATGATGCGATGAAGCATTTTGTTGAAAATGATTACAATGTGGCTGTTCAATTGGCTGCGAAAGTATGTATGCTGGCTGGAGCAATTGCGATGGGGATTATTTTTGCAGAAGTAATGAATCAATTAATGATTAAATATAATAGAAGAAAACAAAGTGAGAAAGGGGCTCCGTTGAAATAA
- a CDS encoding sensor histidine kinase, with protein MFQKTRLRLTILNSIVFIIIIILLSRIIYFYTETQVYREVDESLLQQMDRGRLKLPPGEFLLGPGPSVIIWSPEQTILEPRLSDDNFFKVNENQFYPAQFDEIEEIRVQGATYRALSTKVDTEYGEMTIQFIRNVDAERVMLDQLFMILLVGGGLGSLVAIAAGYFLAGRALIPIRKSWEQQQRFVSDASHEIRTPLAVIQSRTDLLFQSPNATIQEKAVDVSIISKEVRRLNKLVNGLLTLTRTDSNQMEVKKANFFLDELIAEIVEHYADIASFQEKMMTKYVPEQIVFLGDKERIHQLLVILIDNALKFTHEGCEIHLSCTKNASFIQLVVEDNGQGIPQADISKIFDRFYQVEQSRTANEGSGLGLSIAKWIVETHQGTIKVTSEENKKTRFEINFPRNQKNK; from the coding sequence ATGTTTCAAAAGACACGGCTTCGTTTAACGATTTTAAATTCGATTGTTTTTATTATTATTATTATTTTACTAAGCAGGATTATTTATTTTTATACGGAAACACAAGTATATCGTGAGGTTGATGAATCGCTTCTGCAGCAAATGGATCGAGGAAGGTTAAAGTTGCCTCCAGGAGAATTTTTATTAGGGCCTGGCCCGAGTGTGATTATTTGGAGTCCTGAACAGACGATTTTAGAGCCGCGATTAAGTGATGATAACTTCTTTAAAGTAAATGAGAATCAGTTTTATCCAGCCCAATTTGATGAAATTGAAGAGATTCGGGTTCAAGGAGCAACGTATCGGGCCTTGTCTACAAAGGTAGATACAGAATATGGGGAGATGACCATTCAATTTATTCGAAATGTGGATGCGGAGCGGGTGATGTTGGATCAGTTATTCATGATTTTGTTAGTGGGCGGTGGTTTAGGCAGTTTAGTCGCTATTGCAGCAGGTTACTTTTTGGCAGGAAGGGCACTTATCCCCATTAGGAAATCATGGGAACAACAACAACGCTTTGTTTCTGATGCTTCACATGAAATTCGTACACCACTTGCCGTTATCCAATCAAGAACCGATTTGCTCTTTCAATCACCAAATGCCACGATTCAAGAAAAAGCGGTCGATGTTTCAATCATTTCAAAAGAAGTACGCCGCTTAAATAAATTAGTGAACGGATTACTGACATTGACGAGAACAGACTCTAATCAAATGGAAGTGAAAAAAGCCAATTTCTTTTTAGACGAGTTGATTGCAGAAATTGTAGAACATTATGCAGATATTGCATCTTTTCAGGAAAAAATGATGACGAAATATGTACCAGAGCAGATTGTTTTTCTAGGTGATAAAGAACGTATTCATCAATTGCTCGTTATCTTAATTGATAATGCGTTAAAGTTTACTCATGAAGGCTGTGAAATTCATCTTTCTTGTACGAAAAATGCTTCTTTCATTCAGCTTGTAGTTGAAGATAATGGGCAAGGCATTCCGCAAGCTGACATTTCAAAGATTTTTGATCGTTTTTATCAAGTGGAGCAATCGCGTACAGCTAATGAAGGCTCTGGACTTGGTTTATCGATTGCGAAATGGATTGTAGAGACTCATCAAGGAACAATTAAAGTAACGAGTGAAGAAAATAAAAAAACGCGGTTTGAAATAAACTTCCCGCGAAATCAGAAGAATAAATAA
- a CDS encoding YwbE family protein has translation MNGQNRKDITPGLSVEIVLKADQRTGKRTKGIVKDILTKSSTHPHGIKVRLTDGQVGRVQVIHH, from the coding sequence ATGAACGGACAAAATCGAAAAGACATCACCCCTGGGCTATCCGTTGAAATCGTTTTAAAAGCTGACCAACGTACTGGCAAACGAACAAAGGGAATCGTAAAAGACATTTTAACAAAATCAAGCACCCACCCGCATGGAATTAAAGTCAGGCTAACAGATGGACAGGTCGGACGCGTGCAAGTGATTCATCATTAA
- a CDS encoding SIMPL domain-containing protein, translated as MNHINPFSTTPHRSNQQTVKVTGEETLQIAPDQAIITLGVVTENVDPKIAQQENSQTIAQILDALSKIGIPENNIKTSDYRIDPQYNYVDGKEIFHKYKVLHMIQIKTNDIEHVGTIVDTAVKQGANSVSNVHFSLSNPDVYYNQALSLALKNAHKKALTLTETLGTSLHPLPVQIEELSAARPPIVLQASTYAKESSTPTPFKPGELNITATVRVEYSY; from the coding sequence ATGAATCATATCAATCCCTTTTCCACTACTCCACATCGTTCTAATCAGCAAACAGTCAAAGTAACGGGTGAAGAAACATTACAGATAGCCCCTGACCAAGCCATTATTACACTTGGCGTTGTGACTGAAAATGTAGACCCAAAAATTGCACAGCAAGAAAATTCTCAAACGATTGCACAAATTCTAGATGCTTTGAGTAAGATAGGCATCCCTGAAAACAACATCAAAACGAGTGACTATCGGATCGACCCTCAATACAATTACGTGGACGGTAAAGAAATCTTTCATAAGTACAAAGTTCTTCATATGATTCAAATCAAAACAAATGATATTGAACATGTTGGTACAATTGTCGATACGGCTGTCAAACAAGGAGCCAATTCTGTTTCTAATGTCCATTTTTCCTTGTCCAATCCAGACGTCTATTATAACCAAGCACTATCACTAGCCTTAAAAAATGCCCATAAAAAAGCTCTTACATTAACAGAGACATTAGGAACATCCTTACATCCGCTCCCCGTTCAGATTGAAGAACTATCAGCAGCTCGCCCACCTATAGTTTTGCAAGCAAGCACCTATGCGAAGGAAAGTTCTACACCGACACCTTTTAAACCAGGAGAGCTCAATATTACAGCAACCGTTCGAGTTGAATATAGTTATTAG